In Pongo abelii isolate AG06213 chromosome X, NHGRI_mPonAbe1-v2.0_pri, whole genome shotgun sequence, one DNA window encodes the following:
- the LOC134760884 gene encoding uncharacterized protein LOC134760884 isoform X2, whose protein sequence is MTKQSSRVWLCLVTRRVYIGSARALGHLTGKIQKLQKPTVDKKIVHTMDDEHPSTSGEKRKSPCDTNYQNEELENHRENAINPVQTYEEMMEVDVETPAKE, encoded by the exons ATGACCAAACAAAGCTCAAGGGTGTGGCTTTGCCTTGTCACCAGGAGGGTATATATAGGAAGTGCAAGGGCTTTGGGCCATCTCACTGGGAAGATTCAAAAGCTACAAAAGCCTACTGTAGACAAAAAGATAGTACATACTATGGATGACGAACATCCCAGCACCAgtggggagaagaggaagagccCCTGTGACACGAACTACCAAAATGAGGAG CTGGAGAACCACCGAGAGAACGCAATCAATCCAGTGCAGACATACGAAGAGATGATGGAGGTGGATGTGGAAACACCTGCCAAGGAGTAA
- the LOC134760884 gene encoding proline-rich protein 2-like isoform X1 codes for MTNIPAPVGRRGRAPVTRTTKMRRRRRHHRGTQPPNQRGTQPPNQRGTQPPNQRGPQPPNHRGPQPPNQRGTQPPNHRGTQPPNQRGTQPPNQRGTQPPNHRGTQPPNQRGTQPPNQRGTQPPNHRGTQPPNQRGTQPPNQRGTQPPNHRGTQPPNQRGTQPPNHRGPQPPNQRGTQPPNQRGTQPPNHRGTQPPNQRGTQPPNQRGTQPPNQRGTQPPNHRGTQPPNQRGTQPPKQRGTQPPNHRGTQPPNQRGTQPPNHRGTQPPNQRGTQPPNQRGTQPPQTQRDSAPQPQRDSAPQPQRDSAPPTTEGLSPPNHRGTQPPQPERDSAPPTTEGLSPPNQRGTQPPQPERDSAPPTREGLSPPTGS; via the exons ATGACGAACATCCCAGCACCAgtggggagaagaggaagagccCCTGTGACACGAACTACCAAAATGAGGAG ACGCAGGAGACACCACAGGGGAACTCAGCCCCCCAACCAGAGAGGGACTCAGCCCCCCAACCAGAGAGGGACTCAGCCCCCCAACCAGAGAGGGCCTCAGCCCCCCAACCACAGGGGACCTCAGCCCCCCAACCAGAGAGGGACTCAGCCCCCCAACCACAGGGGAACTCAGCCCCCCAACCAGAGAGGGACTCAGCCCCCCAACCAGAGAGGGACTCAGCCCCCCAACCACAGGGGAACTCAGCCCCCCAACCAGAGAGGGACTCAGCCCCCTAACCAGAGAGGGACTCAGCCCCCCAACCACAGGGGAACTCAGCCCCCCAACCAGAGAGGGACTCAGCCCCCCAACCAGAGAGGGACTCAGCCCCCCAACCACAGGGGGACTCAGCCCCCCAACCAGAGAGGGACTCAGCCCCCCAACCACAGGGGACCTCAGCCCCCCAACCAGAGAGGGACTCAGCCCCCCAACCAGAGAGGGACTCAGCCCCCCAACCACAGGGGAACTCAGCCCCCCAACCAGAGAGGGACTCAGCCCCCCAACCAGAGAGGGACTCAGCCCCCCAACCAGAGAGGGACTCAGCCCCCCAACCACAGGGGAACTCAGCCCCCCAACCAGAGAGGGACTCAGCCCCCCAAACAGAGAGGGACTCAGCCCCCCAACCACAGGGGGACTCAGCCCCCCAACCAGAGAGGGACTCAGCCCCCCAACCACAGGGGGACTCAGCCCCCCAACCAGAGAGGGACTCAGCCCCCCAACCAGAGAGGGACTCAGCCCCCCCAAACACAGAGGGACTCAGCCCCCCAACCACAGAGGGACTCAGCCCCCCAACCACAGAGGGACTCAGCCCCCCCAACCACAGAGGGACTCAGCCCCCCCAACCACAGAGGGACTCAGCCCCCCCAACCAGAGAGGGACTCAGCCCCCCCAACCACAGAGGGACTCAGCCCCCCCAACCAGAGAGGGACTCAGCCCCCCCAACCAGAGAGGGACTCAGCCCCCCCAACCAGAGAGGGACTCAGCCCCCCAACCggttcttaa